The Bacteroidia bacterium genomic interval AAGGCGAAAGAAAGGCGCAAGGAAACCATACGCGAAATTGATCAACTCATCAACCGCATCAGCGATGATGATTTGGAATAGAGTACCTCTATTTCTGTTTGAGAAAGCTGCAATCAGCCTAAATGTATCTGGAATTGGTAAATTAGGTAAAACCACGTTCACCCCTTTCTGATGAAAATATATTGTTACATCATTCTGGCTATCCTGCTGCTATCCTGTTCCACCAAAGTTCCTCAACTTCCGGATAAAACTTTGCCTAAGGTAGAGCGCATGAAAAAATACCTGCAGGATTTTGAGCAAGCGGGCTTTTCAGGAAGTGTTTTGGTGGCTGAAAAAGGAGAGATTCTTTTGCGGAAAGGATATGGAGAAAGTGATCGGGCGAAAGGTATCTCGAATAAACCAGAGACCATTTTTGATATGGGTTCGATAAGTAAACAGTATACTGCTGCTGCCATCCTTAAGTTGGAAATGCAGGGAAAATTGAAGGTAGAAGAAAAGGCTTCGAAATATTTGCCGGAATTGGAAGGGCAAAGAAAAGACATCAGCATTCATCAATTATTGACCCACACGGCGGGACTTCCTCAAGCAATCGGATCGGATGAAGAACTGATTCCTCGCTCAGATTATTTTCAACGGCTCAATAATCGCCCGCTTTTACAAGCCCCGGGAGTGAAGCATGTATATTCAAATGTGGGCTATACTTTATTGACCCTGATTATTGAAAAACAGAGTGGTCTGAGATACGAAGACTTTCTCCGAAAAGAGCTCTTTTTGCCTTCAAGAATGGAACAAACGGGTTATATCCTTCCTGAGTGGAAAGTAGATGAAATGGCGCATGGCTACCGTAATAATACCGATAAAGGCCTACCAACCGAACAGAATTGGGATGAAAATGGGCCCGGCTTACACCTTATGGGAAATGGGGGCTTATTATCGACTGTAGATGATATGTACAAATGGCATCAGGCCTTATTGGGGGAAAAAATCCTTTCAACAGAAGCAAAGGAAAAATATTATGCCCGACATACCCCAGAGGAAGGCGGACGAACATTCTATGGTTATGGTTGGGCCATTTTTCCTACCTCTTGGGAATCTACCCTCATCACCCACAATGGAGGCAATGGAATATTCTTCGCAGACTTCCTGAGATTTATCGAAGAAGATGTCTGCATCATGTTTTTTACAAATGCAGTCAATCGGGACGTAGAAAGAATTGCCTTTCGTCTGGCAAGGATAATGTTTGAAGAGAAATATTAGTCGGCTATGCCCAGGTCTGTAATCCGTAAAGCATTGTGGCCTTCATTGTCTTCCTTAATAGTTACGCTATGCCCACCTCCTTCTCCACGATAGTAATAGGAGATCTCGGTGATTTTACCCTTTTCTCTTTTTACAGATAGTTCATCGCTCCAGGCATATTCGGCTTTCTCCGGATTTTCAAACTTTTCCTCATCCTTATCGCTGGCAGGAGGAAAGTATAGTTTTTGTGGAATTCTGCACAATTGTTTGGCTACTAAAAATCCTTCTTGCCATGAGTAGTCGAAAAGGAGAATACTTTCCTCATACTGGAAATAGC includes:
- a CDS encoding serine hydrolase domain-containing protein, coding for MKIYCYIILAILLLSCSTKVPQLPDKTLPKVERMKKYLQDFEQAGFSGSVLVAEKGEILLRKGYGESDRAKGISNKPETIFDMGSISKQYTAAAILKLEMQGKLKVEEKASKYLPELEGQRKDISIHQLLTHTAGLPQAIGSDEELIPRSDYFQRLNNRPLLQAPGVKHVYSNVGYTLLTLIIEKQSGLRYEDFLRKELFLPSRMEQTGYILPEWKVDEMAHGYRNNTDKGLPTEQNWDENGPGLHLMGNGGLLSTVDDMYKWHQALLGEKILSTEAKEKYYARHTPEEGGRTFYGYGWAIFPTSWESTLITHNGGNGIFFADFLRFIEEDVCIMFFTNAVNRDVERIAFRLARIMFEEKY